The following DNA comes from Nitrospirota bacterium.
GGTATCAGATAATTCTCCTATGAATCCGGAAATAACTGCAGCTGCAATGAGGACCAGTATCATGAAGTCATTGAACTGGTCCAGGAACATGGCCAGGGGTGTCTTTTTCTTTTTTTCTATTAATTCATTGGGGCCGTATTTATTCAGGCGTTTCTGTGCTTCTTCAGGGGAAAGCCCGTTTGATGACGACTGCAGATGTTCAAGGACATCCTCTATGTTTTTTTGATGCCAGCGCATAAGTCTTTACCTTTTGAAAATTATAACAGGTTGCTGAAAAAGTTTTTTGCTGTGCCCTGCAAGCAGGGCCTGCAGAAAAAATGATATAATACTTCATACGTTGTTAAATGGATAGCGCGCGTATTCCCCGTGGTCTTGCCACTGGGTCAAGCGAGCGCATATGATAAAGAAATTCCTTACATTAGATTCTCTGTGGTCTTGCCGCAGGGAATATCAATTTGACAAGTATAGTTTTTTTGAATAAACTTTAAGAAATGCCAAGCAATTTAATTGTAATACAGAAAGGAAGATAAATGCATCTGAAGATACGCACAAAACTGCTTTCCGGTTTTTTTGCCATAATATTTCCGTTCCTGTTCATCATCGGCATTATCATAGTATACAACCAGAATGCGCTTAACAATGCCTTTAAGACTCTTGAAATCATGTCTATAGAACTGAACACCATACATGATCTCCGCTCGGCAATGGAAATGGGCTTGATGCCGGGCAACGATTACCTTATAACCGGAGATAAGCGTTATATTGAGAATTTTCACGGCTATGCCGAGGATATAGAGGAACGCTTGAAAGATGCAACCGATATATTAATCCGCCTTGAGAAACTGGAAGTTTCCGAAGGAACCGAAGAAAAGGCAATACTGAATGAGGAAAGGATAATATTATCCGAGGTCAAAACCGCATGGCAGAATATGAGAGAGCTTTCCTTGAAGATATTTGAACTCCCTAATCCGATTGGCAATAGAACTGCTGCAAAACTTATGGAGGAGATGGATTATAAATGGGTCTACCCTGCCGCTGAACGGCTGAATAAATGGCTCGCAATAGATTCAGAGGAATATAATGAGGCGTTGAATATAGTCAATAATGTATGGGAAAGATCCTGGATAATCATGTTCGCCGGCTTTACCGTACTTGTCGTGGCAGGCGTTTTATTTTCATTTTACTTTGCCGAACAGTTTGTAAAACCCATAAATACCCTCAATGAAATGGGCCACGCCGTAATCAGCGGCAATTACAAAAGCAGGGTTGACGTTAAGTCAGGCGATGAACTTGAACAGCTTGCAGCCGCAATGAACAAAATGGCCGAACAGATTGAATCGCTGCAGTCTACCGCTGAAAATATGATTGTTGTGGGACGGCAGAAGGCAAAAGATACTAATTAACAAAAATCCGGTAAATAAGAAATCATATTTTTACATCTTAAGCAGTGCCTTTTAATTTTTCCATTTTCTATAATGCCGCACACTTACTTGAAGAAAGAAAAGTAAAAGGCTTCACATCGCTTCAAGGCTCCTCAGGCGCCCTCCTTTTTGCATTGATAACCAAGCCGTGCCTTCTTGTCTGCCCTTCTGAAAATTCAGCGGCGGAATTTTACT
Coding sequences within:
- a CDS encoding HAMP domain-containing protein → MHLKIRTKLLSGFFAIIFPFLFIIGIIIVYNQNALNNAFKTLEIMSIELNTIHDLRSAMEMGLMPGNDYLITGDKRYIENFHGYAEDIEERLKDATDILIRLEKLEVSEGTEEKAILNEERIILSEVKTAWQNMRELSLKIFELPNPIGNRTAAKLMEEMDYKWVYPAAERLNKWLAIDSEEYNEALNIVNNVWERSWIIMFAGFTVLVVAGVLFSFYFAEQFVKPINTLNEMGHAVISGNYKSRVDVKSGDELEQLAAAMNKMAEQIESLQSTAENMIVVGRQKAKDTN